From the genome of Arvicola amphibius chromosome 9, mArvAmp1.2, whole genome shotgun sequence, one region includes:
- the Map3k12 gene encoding mitogen-activated protein kinase kinase kinase 12 isoform X1: protein MACLHDTRTPSPSFGGFVSTLSEASMRKLDPDTSDCTPEKDLTPTQCVLRDVVPLGGQGGGGPSPSPGGEPPPEPFANSVLQLHEQDAGGPGGATGSPESRASRVRADEVRLQCQSGSGFLEGLFGCLRPVWTMIGKAYSTEHKQQQEDLWEVPFEEILDLQWVGSGAQGAVFLGRFHGEEVAVKKVRDLKETDIKHLRKLKHPNIITFKGVCTQAPCYCILMEFCAQGQLYEVLRAGRPVTPSLLVDWSMGIAGGMNYLHLHKIIHRDLKSPNMLITYDDVVKISDFGTSKELSDKSTKMSFAGTVAWMAPEVIRNEPVSEKVDIWSFGVVLWELLTGEIPYKDVDSSAIIWGVGSNSLHLPVPSSCPDGFKILLRQCWNSKPRNRPSFRQILLHLDIASADVLSTPQETYFKSQAEWREEVKLHFEKIKSEGTCLHRLEEELVMRRREELRHALDIREHYERKLERANNLYMELNALMLQLELKERELLRREQALERRCPGLLKSHPSRGLLHGNTMEKLIKKRNVPQKLSPHSKRPDILKTESLLPKLDAALSGVGLPGCPKGPPSPGRSRRGKTRHRKASAKGSCGDLPGLRAALPPHEPGGLGSPGGLGVGPSAWDACPPALRGLHHDLLLRKMSSSSPDLLSAALGARGRGAIGGARDPGSPPPPQGDTPPSEGSAPGSTSPDSPGGAKGEPPPPVGPGEGMGLLGTGREGTAGRGGSRAGSQHLTPAALLYRAAVTRSQKRGISSEEEEGEVDSEVELPPSQRWPQGSNMRQSLSTFSSENPSDVEEGTASDPSPSGTPEVGSTNTDERPDEKSDDMCSQGSEIPLDPPASEVPGPETSSVPMQQQDLLKGEQGPNPEDSDCDSTELDNSNSIDALRPPASLPP from the exons ATGGCTTGCCTCCATGATACCCGAACACCCTCCCCTTCCTTTGGGGGTTTTGTGTCTACTCTAAGTGAGGCTTCCATGCGCAAGCTGGATCCAGACACTTCAGACTGCACCCCTGAGAAGGACCTGACACCTACCCAATGTGTACTTCGAGATGTTGTGCCTTTGGGTGGACAGGgcgggggagggcccagtccctCCCCAGGTGGAGAGCCTCCCCCAGAGCCTTTTGCCAATAGTGTCCTGCAGCTACATGAGCAGGATGCAGGTGGACCAGGGGGAGCCACTGGGTCACCTGAGAGTCGAGCATCGAGGGTCCGCGCTGACGAGGTGCGGCTGCAGTGCCAGAGCGGCAGTGGCTTCCTTGAAGGTCTCTTTGGCTGCCTGCGCCCTGTCTGGACAATGATTGGCAAAGCCTACTCCACAGAACACAAGCAACAGCAGGAAG ACCTTTGGGAAGTCCCCTTTGAGGAGATCCTGGACCTGCAATGGGTAGGCTCAGGGGCTCAGGGTGCTGTTTTCCTGGGACGCTTCCATGGGGAGGAAGTGGCTGTGAAGAAGGTTCGAGACCTCAAGGAAACCGACATCAAGCATCTGCGAAAGCTCAAGCACCCCAACATCATCACTTTCAA GGGTGTTTGCACACAGGCTCCCTGCTATTGCATCCTTATGGAATTCTGCGCCCAAGGCCAGCTATATGAGGTGCTCAGGGCTGGCCGCCCGGTCACTCCTTCCTTGTTGGTAGACTGGTCCATGGGCATCGCTGGTGGCATGAATTACCTGCACCTGCACAAGATCATCCACAGGGACCTTAAATCCCCCAA CATGCTAATCACATACGACGATGTGGTGAAGATCTCAGATTTTGGCACTTCCAAGGAGCTGAGTGACAAGAGCACCAAGATGTCCTTTGCAGGGACAGTGGCCTGGATGGCCCCTGAGGTGATACGCAATGAGCCTGTGTCTGAGAAGGTCGACATCTG GTCCTTTGGGGTGGTGCTATGGGAACTACTGACTGGCGAGATTCCATACAAAGACGTAGACTCCTCAGCCATCATCTGGGGTGTAGGAAGCAACAgtctccacctgcctgtgccctCCAGCTGCCCAGATGGTTTTAAAATTCTGCTTCGCCAGTGTTG GAACAGCAAGCCACGAAACCGCCCGTCATTCAGACAGATCTTGCTGCACCTGGACATCGCTTCGGCCGACGTGCTCTCCACACCCCAGGAGACTTATTTTAAGTCCCAG GCAGAGTGGCGGGAGGAAGTCAAACTGCACTTTGAGAAGATTAAGTCAGAAGGGACATGTCTGCACCGCCTAGAAGAGGAGCTGGTGATGCGAAGAAGGGAGGAACTCAG ACATGCCCTGGACATCAGGGAGCACTATGAACGGAAGCTGGAGAGAGCCAACAACCTGTACATGGAACTGAATGCCCTCATGCTGCAGCTAGAACTCAAAGAGAGGGAACTGCTCAG GCGAGAGCAGGCTTTGGAAAGGAGGTGTCCAGGTCTCCTGAAGTCACACCCTTCCCGCGGCCTCCTACATGGAAACACGATGGAGAAGCTCATCAAGAAAAGGAACGTGCCACAGAAACTGTCACCCCACAGTAAAAG GCCAGATATTCTCAAGACAGAATCTTTGCTACCTAAACTAGATGCAGCCCTAAGTGGGGTGGGGCTTCCTGGGTGTCCTAAGGGACCCCCCTCACCAGGAAGGAGTCGTCGTGGCAAGACCCGTCACCGAAAGGCCAGTGCCAAGGGCAGCTGTGGAGACCTGCCTGGGCTTCGAGCAGCTTTGCCACCCCATGAGCCTGGAGGACTAGGAAGCCCAGGGGGCCTAGGAGTGGGCCCTTCAGCTTGGGATGCCTGCCCCCCTGCTCTCCGTGGACTCCACCATGATCTTCTACTGCGAAAGATGTCCTCATCATCCCCCGATCTGCTGTCGGCAGCACTGGGAGCTCGAGGCCGAGGGGCCATAGGGGGAGCTCGGGATCCTGGCTCACCTCCTCCCCCCCAGGGCGATACTCCTCCAAGTGAGGGATCAGCTCCTGGTTCTACCAGCCCAGATTCACCTGGGGGGGCCAAAGGGGAACCACCTCCACCAGTAGGACCTGGTGAAGGCATGgggctgctgggaactggaagGGAAGGGACTGCAGGCCGGGGAGGAAGCCGGGCTGGGTCCCAGCACTTGACCCCAGCTGCACTGCTGTACAGGGCTGCTGTCACTCGAAGTCAG AAACGTGGTATCTCAtctgaagaggaggaaggagaggtagACAGTGAAGTAGAGCTGCCCCCCAGTCAGAG GTGGCCTCAGGGCTCGAACATGCGTCAGTCACTATCTACCTTCAGTTCAGAGAACCCATCAGATGTGGAGGAAGGTACAGCTAGTGACCCTTCCCCCAGTGGCACACCAGAAGTTGGCAGTACCAACACTGATGAGCGGCCAGATGAAAAGTCTGATGACATGTGCTCCCAGGGCTCAGAAATCCCACTGGACCCGCCTGCTTCAGAGGtccctggccctgaaaccagcTCCGTGCCCATGCAACAACAGGATCTTCTCAAAGGTGAGCAG GGCCCCAATCCTGAGGACTCAGACTGTGACAGCACTGAACTGGACAACTCCAACAGCATTGATGCCTTGCGGCCcccagcctcccttcctccatgA
- the Map3k12 gene encoding mitogen-activated protein kinase kinase kinase 12 isoform X2, producing MACLHDTRTPSPSFGGFVSTLSEASMRKLDPDTSDCTPEKDLTPTQCVLRDVVPLGGQGGGGPSPSPGGEPPPEPFANSVLQLHEQDAGGPGGATGSPESRASRVRADEVRLQCQSGSGFLEGLFGCLRPVWTMIGKAYSTEHKQQQEDLWEVPFEEILDLQWVGSGAQGAVFLGRFHGEEVAVKKVRDLKETDIKHLRKLKHPNIITFKGVCTQAPCYCILMEFCAQGQLYEVLRAGRPVTPSLLVDWSMGIAGGMNYLHLHKIIHRDLKSPNMLITYDDVVKISDFGTSKELSDKSTKMSFAGTVAWMAPEVIRNEPVSEKVDIWSFGVVLWELLTGEIPYKDVDSSAIIWGVGSNSLHLPVPSSCPDGFKILLRQCWNSKPRNRPSFRQILLHLDIASADVLSTPQETYFKSQAEWREEVKLHFEKIKSEGTCLHRLEEELVMRRREELRHALDIREHYERKLERANNLYMELNALMLQLELKERELLRREQALERRCPGLLKSHPSRGLLHGNTMEKLIKKRNVPQKLSPHSKRPDILKTESLLPKLDAALSGVGLPGCPKGPPSPGRSRRGKTRHRKASAKGSCGDLPGLRAALPPHEPGGLGSPGGLGVGPSAWDACPPALRGLHHDLLLRKMSSSSPDLLSAALGARGRGAIGGARDPGSPPPPQGDTPPSEGSAPGSTSPDSPGGAKGEPPPPVGPGEGMGLLGTGREGTAGRGGSRAGSQHLTPAALLYRAAVTRSQKRGISSEEEEGEVDSEVELPPSQRWPQGSNMRQSLSTFSSENPSDVEEGTASDPSPSGTPEVGSTNTDERPDEKSDDMCSQGSEIPLDPPASEVPGPETSSVPMQQQDLLKGPQS from the exons ATGGCTTGCCTCCATGATACCCGAACACCCTCCCCTTCCTTTGGGGGTTTTGTGTCTACTCTAAGTGAGGCTTCCATGCGCAAGCTGGATCCAGACACTTCAGACTGCACCCCTGAGAAGGACCTGACACCTACCCAATGTGTACTTCGAGATGTTGTGCCTTTGGGTGGACAGGgcgggggagggcccagtccctCCCCAGGTGGAGAGCCTCCCCCAGAGCCTTTTGCCAATAGTGTCCTGCAGCTACATGAGCAGGATGCAGGTGGACCAGGGGGAGCCACTGGGTCACCTGAGAGTCGAGCATCGAGGGTCCGCGCTGACGAGGTGCGGCTGCAGTGCCAGAGCGGCAGTGGCTTCCTTGAAGGTCTCTTTGGCTGCCTGCGCCCTGTCTGGACAATGATTGGCAAAGCCTACTCCACAGAACACAAGCAACAGCAGGAAG ACCTTTGGGAAGTCCCCTTTGAGGAGATCCTGGACCTGCAATGGGTAGGCTCAGGGGCTCAGGGTGCTGTTTTCCTGGGACGCTTCCATGGGGAGGAAGTGGCTGTGAAGAAGGTTCGAGACCTCAAGGAAACCGACATCAAGCATCTGCGAAAGCTCAAGCACCCCAACATCATCACTTTCAA GGGTGTTTGCACACAGGCTCCCTGCTATTGCATCCTTATGGAATTCTGCGCCCAAGGCCAGCTATATGAGGTGCTCAGGGCTGGCCGCCCGGTCACTCCTTCCTTGTTGGTAGACTGGTCCATGGGCATCGCTGGTGGCATGAATTACCTGCACCTGCACAAGATCATCCACAGGGACCTTAAATCCCCCAA CATGCTAATCACATACGACGATGTGGTGAAGATCTCAGATTTTGGCACTTCCAAGGAGCTGAGTGACAAGAGCACCAAGATGTCCTTTGCAGGGACAGTGGCCTGGATGGCCCCTGAGGTGATACGCAATGAGCCTGTGTCTGAGAAGGTCGACATCTG GTCCTTTGGGGTGGTGCTATGGGAACTACTGACTGGCGAGATTCCATACAAAGACGTAGACTCCTCAGCCATCATCTGGGGTGTAGGAAGCAACAgtctccacctgcctgtgccctCCAGCTGCCCAGATGGTTTTAAAATTCTGCTTCGCCAGTGTTG GAACAGCAAGCCACGAAACCGCCCGTCATTCAGACAGATCTTGCTGCACCTGGACATCGCTTCGGCCGACGTGCTCTCCACACCCCAGGAGACTTATTTTAAGTCCCAG GCAGAGTGGCGGGAGGAAGTCAAACTGCACTTTGAGAAGATTAAGTCAGAAGGGACATGTCTGCACCGCCTAGAAGAGGAGCTGGTGATGCGAAGAAGGGAGGAACTCAG ACATGCCCTGGACATCAGGGAGCACTATGAACGGAAGCTGGAGAGAGCCAACAACCTGTACATGGAACTGAATGCCCTCATGCTGCAGCTAGAACTCAAAGAGAGGGAACTGCTCAG GCGAGAGCAGGCTTTGGAAAGGAGGTGTCCAGGTCTCCTGAAGTCACACCCTTCCCGCGGCCTCCTACATGGAAACACGATGGAGAAGCTCATCAAGAAAAGGAACGTGCCACAGAAACTGTCACCCCACAGTAAAAG GCCAGATATTCTCAAGACAGAATCTTTGCTACCTAAACTAGATGCAGCCCTAAGTGGGGTGGGGCTTCCTGGGTGTCCTAAGGGACCCCCCTCACCAGGAAGGAGTCGTCGTGGCAAGACCCGTCACCGAAAGGCCAGTGCCAAGGGCAGCTGTGGAGACCTGCCTGGGCTTCGAGCAGCTTTGCCACCCCATGAGCCTGGAGGACTAGGAAGCCCAGGGGGCCTAGGAGTGGGCCCTTCAGCTTGGGATGCCTGCCCCCCTGCTCTCCGTGGACTCCACCATGATCTTCTACTGCGAAAGATGTCCTCATCATCCCCCGATCTGCTGTCGGCAGCACTGGGAGCTCGAGGCCGAGGGGCCATAGGGGGAGCTCGGGATCCTGGCTCACCTCCTCCCCCCCAGGGCGATACTCCTCCAAGTGAGGGATCAGCTCCTGGTTCTACCAGCCCAGATTCACCTGGGGGGGCCAAAGGGGAACCACCTCCACCAGTAGGACCTGGTGAAGGCATGgggctgctgggaactggaagGGAAGGGACTGCAGGCCGGGGAGGAAGCCGGGCTGGGTCCCAGCACTTGACCCCAGCTGCACTGCTGTACAGGGCTGCTGTCACTCGAAGTCAG AAACGTGGTATCTCAtctgaagaggaggaaggagaggtagACAGTGAAGTAGAGCTGCCCCCCAGTCAGAG GTGGCCTCAGGGCTCGAACATGCGTCAGTCACTATCTACCTTCAGTTCAGAGAACCCATCAGATGTGGAGGAAGGTACAGCTAGTGACCCTTCCCCCAGTGGCACACCAGAAGTTGGCAGTACCAACACTGATGAGCGGCCAGATGAAAAGTCTGATGACATGTGCTCCCAGGGCTCAGAAATCCCACTGGACCCGCCTGCTTCAGAGGtccctggccctgaaaccagcTCCGTGCCCATGCAACAACAGGATCTTCTCAAAG GGCCCCAATCCTGA
- the Map3k12 gene encoding mitogen-activated protein kinase kinase kinase 12 isoform X3, producing the protein MACLHDTRTPSPSFGGFVSTLSEASMRKLDPDTSDCTPEKDLTPTQCVLRDVVPLGGQGGGGPSPSPGGEPPPEPFANSVLQLHEQDAGGPGGATGSPESRASRVRADEVRLQCQSGSGFLEGLFGCLRPVWTMIGKAYSTEHKQQQEDLWEVPFEEILDLQWVGSGAQGAVFLGRFHGEEVAVKKVRDLKETDIKHLRKLKHPNIITFKGVCTQAPCYCILMEFCAQGQLYEVLRAGRPVTPSLLVDWSMGIAGGMNYLHLHKIIHRDLKSPNMLITYDDVVKISDFGTSKELSDKSTKMSFAGTVAWMAPEVIRNEPVSEKVDIWSFGVVLWELLTGEIPYKDVDSSAIIWGVGSNSLHLPVPSSCPDGFKILLRQCWNSKPRNRPSFRQILLHLDIASADVLSTPQETYFKSQAEWREEVKLHFEKIKSEGTCLHRLEEELVMRRREELRHALDIREHYERKLERANNLYMELNALMLQLELKERELLRREQALERRCPGLLKSHPSRGLLHGNTMEKLIKKRNVPQKLSPHSKRPDILKTESLLPKLDAALSGVGLPGCPKGPPSPGRSRRGKTRHRKASAKGSCGDLPGLRAALPPHEPGGLGSPGGLGVGPSAWDACPPALRGLHHDLLLRKMSSSSPDLLSAALGARGRGAIGGARDPGSPPPPQGDTPPSEGSAPGSTSPDSPGGAKGEPPPPVGPGEGMGLLGTGREGTAGRGGSRAGSQHLTPAALLYRAAVTRSQKRGISSEEEEGEVDSEVELPPSQRWPQGSNMRQSLSTFSSENPSDVEEGLRNPTGPACFRGPWP; encoded by the exons ATGGCTTGCCTCCATGATACCCGAACACCCTCCCCTTCCTTTGGGGGTTTTGTGTCTACTCTAAGTGAGGCTTCCATGCGCAAGCTGGATCCAGACACTTCAGACTGCACCCCTGAGAAGGACCTGACACCTACCCAATGTGTACTTCGAGATGTTGTGCCTTTGGGTGGACAGGgcgggggagggcccagtccctCCCCAGGTGGAGAGCCTCCCCCAGAGCCTTTTGCCAATAGTGTCCTGCAGCTACATGAGCAGGATGCAGGTGGACCAGGGGGAGCCACTGGGTCACCTGAGAGTCGAGCATCGAGGGTCCGCGCTGACGAGGTGCGGCTGCAGTGCCAGAGCGGCAGTGGCTTCCTTGAAGGTCTCTTTGGCTGCCTGCGCCCTGTCTGGACAATGATTGGCAAAGCCTACTCCACAGAACACAAGCAACAGCAGGAAG ACCTTTGGGAAGTCCCCTTTGAGGAGATCCTGGACCTGCAATGGGTAGGCTCAGGGGCTCAGGGTGCTGTTTTCCTGGGACGCTTCCATGGGGAGGAAGTGGCTGTGAAGAAGGTTCGAGACCTCAAGGAAACCGACATCAAGCATCTGCGAAAGCTCAAGCACCCCAACATCATCACTTTCAA GGGTGTTTGCACACAGGCTCCCTGCTATTGCATCCTTATGGAATTCTGCGCCCAAGGCCAGCTATATGAGGTGCTCAGGGCTGGCCGCCCGGTCACTCCTTCCTTGTTGGTAGACTGGTCCATGGGCATCGCTGGTGGCATGAATTACCTGCACCTGCACAAGATCATCCACAGGGACCTTAAATCCCCCAA CATGCTAATCACATACGACGATGTGGTGAAGATCTCAGATTTTGGCACTTCCAAGGAGCTGAGTGACAAGAGCACCAAGATGTCCTTTGCAGGGACAGTGGCCTGGATGGCCCCTGAGGTGATACGCAATGAGCCTGTGTCTGAGAAGGTCGACATCTG GTCCTTTGGGGTGGTGCTATGGGAACTACTGACTGGCGAGATTCCATACAAAGACGTAGACTCCTCAGCCATCATCTGGGGTGTAGGAAGCAACAgtctccacctgcctgtgccctCCAGCTGCCCAGATGGTTTTAAAATTCTGCTTCGCCAGTGTTG GAACAGCAAGCCACGAAACCGCCCGTCATTCAGACAGATCTTGCTGCACCTGGACATCGCTTCGGCCGACGTGCTCTCCACACCCCAGGAGACTTATTTTAAGTCCCAG GCAGAGTGGCGGGAGGAAGTCAAACTGCACTTTGAGAAGATTAAGTCAGAAGGGACATGTCTGCACCGCCTAGAAGAGGAGCTGGTGATGCGAAGAAGGGAGGAACTCAG ACATGCCCTGGACATCAGGGAGCACTATGAACGGAAGCTGGAGAGAGCCAACAACCTGTACATGGAACTGAATGCCCTCATGCTGCAGCTAGAACTCAAAGAGAGGGAACTGCTCAG GCGAGAGCAGGCTTTGGAAAGGAGGTGTCCAGGTCTCCTGAAGTCACACCCTTCCCGCGGCCTCCTACATGGAAACACGATGGAGAAGCTCATCAAGAAAAGGAACGTGCCACAGAAACTGTCACCCCACAGTAAAAG GCCAGATATTCTCAAGACAGAATCTTTGCTACCTAAACTAGATGCAGCCCTAAGTGGGGTGGGGCTTCCTGGGTGTCCTAAGGGACCCCCCTCACCAGGAAGGAGTCGTCGTGGCAAGACCCGTCACCGAAAGGCCAGTGCCAAGGGCAGCTGTGGAGACCTGCCTGGGCTTCGAGCAGCTTTGCCACCCCATGAGCCTGGAGGACTAGGAAGCCCAGGGGGCCTAGGAGTGGGCCCTTCAGCTTGGGATGCCTGCCCCCCTGCTCTCCGTGGACTCCACCATGATCTTCTACTGCGAAAGATGTCCTCATCATCCCCCGATCTGCTGTCGGCAGCACTGGGAGCTCGAGGCCGAGGGGCCATAGGGGGAGCTCGGGATCCTGGCTCACCTCCTCCCCCCCAGGGCGATACTCCTCCAAGTGAGGGATCAGCTCCTGGTTCTACCAGCCCAGATTCACCTGGGGGGGCCAAAGGGGAACCACCTCCACCAGTAGGACCTGGTGAAGGCATGgggctgctgggaactggaagGGAAGGGACTGCAGGCCGGGGAGGAAGCCGGGCTGGGTCCCAGCACTTGACCCCAGCTGCACTGCTGTACAGGGCTGCTGTCACTCGAAGTCAG AAACGTGGTATCTCAtctgaagaggaggaaggagaggtagACAGTGAAGTAGAGCTGCCCCCCAGTCAGAG GTGGCCTCAGGGCTCGAACATGCGTCAGTCACTATCTACCTTCAGTTCAGAGAACCCATCAGATGTGGAGGAAG GGCTCAGAAATCCCACTGGACCCGCCTGCTTCAGAGGtccctggccctga
- the Tarbp2 gene encoding LOW QUALITY PROTEIN: RISC-loading complex subunit TARBP2 (The sequence of the model RefSeq protein was modified relative to this genomic sequence to represent the inferred CDS: deleted 3 bases in 2 codons), producing the protein MSEEEQGSGTTTGCGLPSSFSLLDPSLLEDAPVIAAEVAAPVPSALLTRSPPMENASPLLPSPQQSECNPVGALQELVVQKGWRLPEYMVTQESGPAHRKEFTMTCRVERFVEIGSGTSKKLAKRNAAAKMLLRVHTVPLDARDGTRAEPDDDHFSIGVSSRLDGLRNRGPGCTWDSLRNSVGEKILSLRSCSVGSLGTLGSACCSVLNELSEEQAFHVSYLDIEELSLSGLCQCLVELSTQPATVCHGSATTREAARGEAARRALQYLRIMAGSK; encoded by the exons ATGAGTGAAGAGGAGCAGGGCTCCGGCACTACCACAGGCTGCGGGCTGCCCAG ttctttttctcttctagaTCCTTCACTGCTTGAGGACGCACCTGTCATTGCTGCAGAAGTTGCCGCCCCTGTTCCATCTGCTCTGCTAACCAG GAGCCCCCCCATGGAAAATGCCAGccccctg ctcccctccccgCAGCAGTCGGAGTGCAACCCTGTCGGTGCTCTGCAG GAGCTCGTGGTACAAAAAGGCTGGCGTTTGCCAGAGTACATGGTGACCCAGGAGTCTGGGCCTGCTCACCGTAAAGAATTCACCATGACCTGCCGGGTGGAACGCTTTGTTGAGATAG GCAGTGGCACTTCCAAAAAGCTGGCAAAGCGTAACGCAGCAGCTAAAATGCTGCTTCGAGTGCACACAGTTCCTCTGGACGCCCGGGATGGG ACGAGGGCAGAACCTGATGATGATCACTTTTCCATT GGCGTGAGCTCCCGCCTGGATGGACTTCGGAACCGGGGGCCAGGCTGCACGTGGGATTCCCTGCGCAATTCTGTGGGAGAAAAGATTCTGTCCCTTCGTAGCTGCTCTGTGGGCTCTCTAGGGACCCTGGGTTCTGCCTGCTGCAGTGTCCTCAATGAGCTCTCTGAGGAGCAGGCTTTCCATGTCAGCTACCTGGACATTG AAGAACTGAGCTTGAGTGGGCTCTGCCAGTGCCTAGTGGAGCTGtccacccagccagccactgtGTGTCATGGTTCTGCAACTACCAGGGAGGCAGCCCGAGGTGAGGCTGCTCGCCGCGCCCTCCAGTACCTCAGGATCATGGCAGGTAGCAAGTAG
- the Npff gene encoding pro-FMRFamide-related neuropeptide FF: MHFCCLSRFPLRLLLRWGWRTAGIRGWCASGEVDGSMDSKQVAVLLLLLLLLLLDSGHCEEPGSRDGDQVFAEEDEGPHPPQYAQTPGSLLRFLLQAMERAGRSPAFLFHPQRFGRNTWGSWSKEQLSPRAREFWSLAAPQRFGKK, from the exons ATGCATTTCTGTTGCCTGTCTAGATTTCCcctcaggctgctgctgaggtgggggtggaggacagCAGGTATAAGAGGATGGTGTGCCAGTGGGGAGGTGGATGGCAGCATGGATTCCAAGCAGGTTGCTgtgctgctgctattgctgctgctgctgctgctggactcGGGTCATTGTGAAGAACCAGGGAGCCGGGATGGAGACCAGGTCTTTGCA GAAGAAGACGAGGGACCCCACCCACCACAGTATGCCCAGACTCCTGGGTCCCTCTTGCGTTTTCTGCTTCAGGCCATGGAGAGAGCTGGCAGAAGCCCAGCCTTCCTGTTCCATCCTCAGAG GTTTGGCAGAAATACCTGGGGGTCCTGGAGCAAAGAGCAGCTAAGTCCCCGGGCTAGAGAGTTCTGGAGCCTGGCTGCCCCTCAGCGCTTTGGGAAGAAGTAA